Proteins found in one Egibacteraceae bacterium genomic segment:
- a CDS encoding response regulator transcription factor, with the protein MATDERGPDPATGTSDVAASASSSPSIRVVVVDDHVVFRQGLAALLDAAADTAVVGQAGTGDEAVSVVEEVVCDVVLMDVQMPEMNGIEATRRVLADHPDVHVVMLTMLEDDDSLFAAMCAGARSYLLKGADKDEVLAAIRSAATGEARFGPEIARRLTEFFQRADTQDLAVTPFTELTDREREVLHLIAAGLDNATIASKLYISGKTVSNHVSSIFNKLQVSDRAQAIVKAREGGLGRQVGDR; encoded by the coding sequence GTGGCCACTGACGAACGTGGCCCTGACCCGGCCACCGGAACCAGCGACGTGGCCGCGTCCGCGAGCTCCTCGCCGTCGATCCGGGTTGTGGTCGTGGACGACCACGTCGTGTTCCGCCAGGGCCTGGCTGCTCTGCTCGACGCCGCCGCCGACACGGCCGTGGTTGGCCAGGCCGGCACCGGCGACGAGGCCGTGTCGGTCGTCGAGGAGGTGGTCTGCGACGTCGTGCTGATGGACGTGCAGATGCCCGAGATGAACGGCATCGAGGCAACCCGGCGGGTACTGGCCGACCACCCGGACGTGCACGTGGTGATGCTGACGATGCTTGAGGACGACGACTCGCTGTTCGCCGCCATGTGCGCCGGGGCGCGCAGCTACCTGCTTAAGGGCGCCGACAAGGACGAAGTGCTGGCCGCGATCCGGTCGGCGGCGACCGGCGAGGCCCGGTTCGGCCCGGAGATCGCCCGTCGCCTCACCGAGTTCTTCCAGCGCGCCGACACCCAGGACCTTGCGGTGACCCCGTTCACCGAGCTGACCGACCGTGAGCGTGAGGTGCTGCACCTGATCGCGGCTGGCCTCGACAACGCCACGATCGCGTCGAAGCTGTACATCAGCGGCAAGACGGTGAGCAACCACGTCTCCAGCATCTTCAACAAGCTGCAGGTGTCCGACCGCGCGCAGGCCATCGTCAAGGCCCGCGAGGGCGGCCTGGGACGACAGGTCGGCGATCGCTGA
- a CDS encoding sensor histidine kinase, which translates to MTARDEHTPARAGSAPGRPWRLPVVIVLAAIVLAGEVGRWVLVGLGGTRALDHLSSSLAMVVFAVVGALVVRRGEAVRYGWLLLAMAVVGTTNGLALQYTELAWVLRPEADWPLAMAAAWYQDWWMVQWLLGFLLLPALFPDGRPVTRGWGRAVRATVIGWVVYIPLFMVVQRPVSNFFEGNPLVEPPMNPTGILAVPGSLAVAEAVIAVPWVVLTLASAVVGVSSMVVRWRRSGERARRQINWVLYAFGLLAAAAVIRVGNTLLTESGIDLGLVPVVDLLMAVAIGALPVAIGLGVLQRGLYDLGRVVNRTLVYGLLTVGVIAVYVTVVAGAGALVPGASDRGLALAATGLVAVAFDPARRRMQGLVNRLMFGQRGDPYAVLSRVGDVMTAAGTPTETLQAVVDTVARSLKLPWVAVELDQRDGQVVRAEHGSADGLAAPASVALVHRDEQVGQLLAAPRSDNASLGLADRRLLADIAKQAGAVAATARLTADLQHSREQLVLAREEERRRIRRDLHDGLGPSLAAQTLALDAATDQVDRDPARARALLQSLKADTQELVADIRRLVHDLRPPALDELGLAGALVAHVAQIDGSGKMAMRIRAEPDPLPALSAAVEVAAWRITREAMTNVVRHAEASTCTVTLSVRERVLDIRVVDDGIGLPVVPRAGVGMHSMRDRADELGGTFTAADAPDGGTIVQATLPVATSIADDAVPTGDTEVARGH; encoded by the coding sequence ATGACTGCCAGGGATGAGCACACGCCGGCTCGGGCCGGTTCGGCTCCGGGCCGGCCGTGGCGCCTGCCGGTGGTGATCGTGCTGGCTGCCATCGTCCTGGCCGGCGAGGTGGGGCGCTGGGTCTTGGTGGGTCTGGGTGGCACCCGGGCCCTGGACCACCTATCGAGCTCTCTGGCGATGGTGGTGTTCGCCGTGGTGGGTGCGCTGGTGGTGCGGCGAGGCGAGGCGGTGCGCTACGGCTGGTTGTTGCTGGCCATGGCGGTGGTCGGTACCACGAATGGTCTGGCGTTGCAGTACACCGAGTTGGCCTGGGTGCTCCGGCCCGAGGCCGACTGGCCGCTGGCGATGGCGGCCGCCTGGTACCAGGACTGGTGGATGGTGCAGTGGCTGCTGGGGTTCCTGCTGCTGCCCGCGCTGTTCCCCGACGGGCGCCCGGTCACGCGGGGGTGGGGGCGTGCCGTGCGGGCCACGGTGATCGGGTGGGTGGTCTACATCCCGCTGTTCATGGTGGTGCAGCGTCCGGTCTCGAACTTCTTCGAGGGCAACCCGCTGGTCGAGCCACCGATGAACCCGACCGGGATCCTGGCAGTGCCGGGATCCCTTGCGGTGGCGGAGGCCGTGATCGCTGTGCCGTGGGTGGTCCTGACGCTGGCGTCGGCGGTCGTCGGGGTGTCGAGCATGGTCGTGCGGTGGCGGCGATCCGGCGAGCGGGCCCGTCGCCAGATCAACTGGGTGCTCTACGCGTTCGGGCTGCTGGCCGCCGCCGCGGTGATCCGGGTCGGCAACACGCTGCTGACCGAGAGCGGGATCGACCTCGGCCTGGTCCCAGTCGTCGACCTCCTCATGGCGGTCGCGATCGGTGCGCTGCCTGTGGCGATCGGGCTGGGCGTGTTGCAGCGTGGTCTCTACGACCTCGGTCGCGTGGTCAACCGCACCCTGGTGTATGGGCTCCTCACGGTCGGCGTGATCGCGGTGTACGTGACGGTGGTCGCCGGCGCGGGTGCACTGGTCCCCGGCGCGAGCGACCGCGGGCTGGCGCTCGCCGCCACAGGGCTCGTGGCCGTGGCGTTTGACCCGGCCCGCCGCCGGATGCAGGGCCTGGTCAACCGGCTGATGTTCGGCCAGCGTGGCGACCCGTACGCGGTGTTGTCGCGGGTGGGCGACGTGATGACCGCTGCCGGGACCCCGACCGAGACCCTGCAGGCGGTGGTGGACACGGTTGCCCGCTCGCTCAAACTGCCGTGGGTGGCGGTCGAGCTGGACCAGCGCGACGGCCAGGTGGTCCGGGCCGAGCACGGCAGCGCGGACGGACTCGCCGCTCCTGCGTCGGTGGCGCTGGTGCATCGCGACGAGCAGGTCGGACAACTGCTGGCGGCACCGCGCTCCGACAACGCGTCGCTTGGCCTGGCAGATCGCCGGCTGCTTGCCGACATCGCGAAGCAGGCCGGTGCAGTGGCCGCGACCGCCCGCCTGACCGCCGATCTGCAACACTCCCGCGAGCAGCTGGTGCTGGCCCGCGAGGAGGAACGACGTCGGATCCGCCGAGACCTGCACGACGGCCTGGGTCCGTCGTTGGCCGCCCAGACCCTGGCGCTGGACGCCGCCACCGACCAGGTCGACCGTGACCCGGCTCGAGCTCGCGCCCTGCTGCAGTCGTTGAAGGCGGACACCCAGGAGCTGGTGGCCGACATCCGGCGGCTTGTGCACGACCTGCGGCCACCCGCACTGGACGAGCTGGGACTGGCCGGCGCCCTGGTCGCCCACGTCGCCCAGATCGACGGCTCCGGCAAGATGGCGATGCGCATCCGCGCCGAGCCCGACCCGCTGCCTGCACTGTCCGCGGCCGTGGAGGTGGCCGCGTGGCGCATCACACGCGAAGCGATGACCAACGTGGTGCGGCACGCCGAGGCATCGACCTGCACCGTCACCCTCAGCGTGCGGGAGCGGGTCCTGGACATTCGCGTGGTCGACGACGGTATCGGGCTGCCGGTGGTGCCCCGGGCCGGCGTCGGGATGCACTCGATGCGTGATCGCGCCGACGAGCTCGGCGGCACGTTCACCGCAGCCGACGCACCCGACGGTGGCACAATCGTCCAGGCGACCCTTCCCGTCGCCACGTCCATCGCCGACGACGCGGTGCCCACGGGCGACACGGAGGTGGCCCGTGGCCACTGA